The following are encoded together in the Apium graveolens cultivar Ventura unplaced genomic scaffold, ASM990537v1 ctg2599, whole genome shotgun sequence genome:
- the LOC141700617 gene encoding histone H3.3-like, translating into MARTKQTARKSIGGKVPRKPLTHKVARMRAPTTGAYRKPHRYRPGTVALREIRKYQKTTELLILKLPFQRLVREIAQGIKVN; encoded by the exons atGGCTCGTACCAAGCAAACTGCTCGTAAATCTATTGGAGGAAAGGTTCCTCGAAAGCCGCTCACACACAAG GTTGCTCGTATGCGTGCTCCAACAACTGGTGCCTATAGGAAGCCACATAGATACCGCCCTGGAACAGTTGCCCTTCG TGAGATCCGTAAGTATCAGAAGACTACTGAGCTTTTGATATTAAAACTTCCATTCCAGAGGCTTGTACGTGAAATTGCTCAAGGAATTAAGGTTAATTAG